The following nucleotide sequence is from Endozoicomonas sp. GU-1.
TGATTTCACGGGCGATGGTTTCATCGGAGGTATTGGCCGCTGTTTTGCGAATCTCGGCATCGGCAATCATGTAAACAGTGCCACCGTTGTCGAAGAAGGAGTCGGCCAGCCTGTCACGGGTACCGCACTCATCAACAAAACGCTTGCCCTTCTGGTTAACGAAGACAAAGTTCTCCGGTGGTACAATCAGGCCAGTCAGCAGCGCGCCGGACTTCGGATCACCGATTGGCATCAGCTGGGCGAAGCCCATTCCCACCAGCTCGGCACCGACTTTTTCACCCATTTCGATACCATCACCCACCAGCGCAGGGGAGTTGGTGGTTTTGATATCGTCAGCAATATTTTTCCAATAGGTGTTGTACTTCTTGATCATCTGGGTATTGGCACCAAAGCCGCCAGACGTCATGACCACACCGTGGCTCGCTTTTACGATCAGCTCATTACCGTTGGCCTGGATCGCCTTGACACCCACAACCTTGCCATCTTCAACGATCAGGTCAGTAGCCCGGGTATCGGTGATGATGCGACCATTCTGTTCCAGAATGCGCTTTTGCAGCTTATCAACAAACTCAACGCCTTTTGGACGCTTCGGCTTGTGGGCACGACGCCACAGGGCACCAACAGCGATATCCACCAGGCCACGCTCAAACTCGATGCCTTTCTCGCTCAGCCAGTCAATGGACTCCATGGAGCGGGACGTCAGCTGCTTGACCAGATCGTATTGACCATAGATGGTTTCGCCATTCAGGTCGGTACGCTTACCGCCCAGGTAGGTCTGGATGCGGTGCAGTTCAACCGAGTCGAACAGGTATTTGTTGCCATGGTCATGCTGATTGAAGTAATTATCCAGCTGTGACTTCAGGGTACGGAAATCGTCCAGATATTCACCGGCAAACTCAGACTCTGGCGTCTCAGCCAGGGCCATCAGGGTCTCTTTTTCACCCGCCAGTGCCGCGAAATCACCCTGCCACGCAGGTTCAGCAGCGTTAACCCAACCGCCCGTACGAACCGTGTTACCACCGATGGCCGGGAACTTCTCCAGCAGGATAACTGACTTGCCTTTGTCCAGGGCTGTCAGTGCCGCACTCAAACCGGCACCGCCACCACCGATCACTACCACGTCGGCGCTCTCTTCGATGGTTTGCGCGATCCACTCAACCGCCTTACGGGCTTTGTGGCGCAGAGCCTCGGAGTGGCCACCGGCCAGATCAACCGCATTGGAAACACCGTCGATTACCGCCTGACTGCTGACGGTTGCGCCGGAGATCACGTCAATATTGAGCGTCTGCTCATCAACGATCTGCTGTGGAATACGCTCAAAGGCCGGGTTGGCGATACCGTCTGACTCTCTGGAAGAGTCCACTACAATCTCAAGAATTTCATCTTCAGAGAAGGTTACCGTCACCGGCAGGTCACCATTGTGGCCACGGCCATAAGCGGTATAAGTTCCTGGCTGGAAACGGATCTCAATACCTTGCAGCTCTTTAATGCGCTGATGTTTTTCCGCTTCTGCCGCACTGTCGACAATCATGTAATCCATGATGTCCCACAGCGGCGTCGGGATCAGCAGGGCTTCCTGCTGAGCGATATCGGCGAACTCGGCGCAGGTCTCATTGTTCAGAGCCTTGGTGGCCCAGGTAGGTTCAACCAGGTAGCCCTTGCCCACGGCCACCATATCATAACCCTGGGCCAGTGCTTTTTCGGCATCGCCAGTCTGGGCAATACCACCCACACCGATCACCGGCACGCTGGCCACCGCCTCAGACTGCAGCTGACGATACTTGTTGATCAGTGGCTCTTTGTCTTCCGGGTTTACGATGGAGTTACGTGCCCAGCTGCCCATAGAGAAGTGGAAATAATCCAGGCCTTCTGTCGCCAGTTTATCCAACAGGAACATGGTATCTTCAAAGCGGATACCCGGCTCTTCAATCTCTTCAGGTGAGAAGCGATAACCGACAATGAAATCAGCCTTGTTATGAGACTGTGCCACCTGCTTGGTTTTGGCCAGAACAGCCAGCGGGAATGTGGTGCGTTTTTCCATATCGCCACCCCACCGGTCAT
It contains:
- a CDS encoding NADH-dependent flavin oxidoreductase produces the protein MAHLIDEVLFQSGNKFKNRIVMAPMTIQSAFFDGGVTQQMITYYAARSGDAGAVIVESAFVENYGRAFPGALGIDTDGKIAGLKQLADAIKAKGSKAILQIYHAGRMATPEFNGGHKPISASPVAALRDNAETPLEMTEEQIEEMIELFGNAVNRAIIAGFDGVEIHGANTYLIQQFFSPHSNRRNDRWGGDMEKRTTFPLAVLAKTKQVAQSHNKADFIVGYRFSPEEIEEPGIRFEDTMFLLDKLATEGLDYFHFSMGSWARNSIVNPEDKEPLINKYRQLQSEAVASVPVIGVGGIAQTGDAEKALAQGYDMVAVGKGYLVEPTWATKALNNETCAEFADIAQQEALLIPTPLWDIMDYMIVDSAAEAEKHQRIKELQGIEIRFQPGTYTAYGRGHNGDLPVTVTFSEDEILEIVVDSSRESDGIANPAFERIPQQIVDEQTLNIDVISGATVSSQAVIDGVSNAVDLAGGHSEALRHKARKAVEWIAQTIEESADVVVIGGGGAGLSAALTALDKGKSVILLEKFPAIGGNTVRTGGWVNAAEPAWQGDFAALAGEKETLMALAETPESEFAGEYLDDFRTLKSQLDNYFNQHDHGNKYLFDSVELHRIQTYLGGKRTDLNGETIYGQYDLVKQLTSRSMESIDWLSEKGIEFERGLVDIAVGALWRRAHKPKRPKGVEFVDKLQKRILEQNGRIITDTRATDLIVEDGKVVGVKAIQANGNELIVKASHGVVMTSGGFGANTQMIKKYNTYWKNIADDIKTTNSPALVGDGIEMGEKVGAELVGMGFAQLMPIGDPKSGALLTGLIVPPENFVFVNQKGKRFVDECGTRDRLADSFFDNGGTVYMIADAEIRKTAANTSDETIAREISEGIILEADTLEELADKMGVPQAEFVQTIKQYNTCVEQGHDPEFNKSAFGLKVEHGPFYATPRQPSIHHTMGGLKIDTSTRVIGKDGNVIAGLYAAGEVTGGIHAGNRLGGNALIDIFTFGRIAGESAADLV